A part of Methanohalobium evestigatum Z-7303 genomic DNA contains:
- a CDS encoding baeRF10 domain-containing protein yields MHNSEKSENIIIDKLTPITDINIKSISEKSDDNDIYLSIYFPIGNKNDNKVNNKFLTSRIKNIRKALPEKFKDQFEDLINTYKKYCSLPQLKGEKGRILFVSQSTIYVFRIPLEPERYLILDNSPFLLPLARLRDDYSDYGIVLLDSHESRLFNIRSDAVKQTSHLSTDLMNKHKKGGWSQMRFNRLRKEAIKSFLSSVAESIEEYCKNHQVKGLIIAGPGDAKKELRDILPEWIRNKVMDIVDTPIDVSEKELVNTGDIILKTNEKSYSREKANNFRAAVLSGGLAEYGIDAIKNDLYQGRVSVLLILNNIAVPGSKCEKCQELHVTGNSYPACPICGGTTSKTEIIEKLYEMAQYTDAEVEFVDDDKFLESIGGVGAILRY; encoded by the coding sequence ATGCACAACAGTGAAAAATCAGAAAACATCATAATTGATAAACTAACACCGATAACCGATATTAACATCAAATCCATTTCTGAAAAATCAGATGATAACGATATATATCTATCTATTTATTTTCCCATAGGAAACAAAAACGATAATAAAGTAAATAACAAATTTTTAACATCCAGAATCAAAAATATAAGAAAAGCCCTACCAGAAAAATTCAAAGACCAGTTCGAAGACCTAATTAACACCTATAAAAAATACTGCAGTCTTCCTCAACTGAAAGGTGAAAAAGGAAGAATACTATTTGTTTCACAATCGACTATATATGTTTTCAGAATTCCACTGGAACCTGAAAGGTATTTGATACTTGATAATTCACCTTTTCTTCTTCCACTTGCCAGACTTAGAGATGATTACAGTGATTATGGAATAGTACTTTTAGATTCTCATGAATCCAGATTGTTCAATATCCGTTCTGATGCTGTTAAACAGACATCACATCTGTCCACCGACCTAATGAATAAGCATAAAAAGGGTGGATGGAGCCAGATGCGGTTCAACCGTCTGAGAAAAGAAGCTATAAAATCATTTCTTTCCAGTGTGGCGGAATCTATAGAAGAATATTGCAAAAACCATCAGGTCAAAGGGTTAATAATAGCTGGACCAGGGGATGCAAAAAAAGAATTAAGGGATATATTACCTGAATGGATTAGAAATAAAGTAATGGATATAGTAGATACACCAATTGATGTTTCAGAAAAAGAGCTTGTTAATACTGGTGACATTATCTTAAAGACTAATGAGAAATCATATTCAAGAGAAAAAGCTAATAATTTTAGAGCTGCTGTATTGAGTGGTGGTCTGGCTGAGTATGGTATCGATGCTATTAAAAATGATCTTTATCAGGGGAGGGTTAGTGTTCTTTTAATTTTGAACAATATTGCTGTTCCGGGGAGTAAATGCGAAAAGTGTCAGGAACTTCATGTTACCGGTAACTCCTATCCAGCCTGTCCAATCTGTGGTGGAACTACTTCAAAAACTGAAATTATTGAAAAACTTTACGAGATGGCACAATATACAGATGCAGAGGTAGAATTTGTAGATGATGACAAATTTCTGGAATCAATTGGTGGAGTAGGTGCTATTTTAAGATATTAA
- the cobD gene encoding threonine-phosphate decarboxylase CobD, with protein MSSENTGLPVRSEILQLQPCVHGGLVRETAQKYNLNESDLLDFSASLNPLGTPFQYYNCSLEELVSNNTEKLTRYPDNRYLEFRDAAAGFIGNLDRENIIPGNGSCELIRLVAECVVEKGDQVIIPQPTFDEYELQCRIFGARPVYINYSEIPQISDELLNSSKILFVCNPNNPTGELLSRSTLKDLADRCAETSTLLFVDEAFIELSDPEQSVAELVKDNNFVFVMRSLTKSFAIPGIRVGFGVASQKLANVLDNARLSWNMGFVSDVVGTELLKMKGGVYSSYFRDSRKMIDRERKYLIDRISRIHGFTLLDSSVNYILVDVSESVMDSKELTQRLAARGILVRDCSSFCSLGDEFIRVAVRNSEDTNKLAKNIGRAMTDRSRDSAKEKLEHRINSSKGRSLVGSNTACPYYPCHYEGQDCTFCFCPFYPCEDERTGGKCIERSSGGKVWSCMKCYIVHDPEVAQEILDVLRENGEMDNKIKKAWKKVIKPRLSEK; from the coding sequence TTGTCATCTGAAAACACCGGTCTACCTGTAAGGTCAGAAATCCTGCAACTGCAACCATGCGTACATGGAGGATTGGTTCGCGAAACCGCCCAGAAATACAACCTAAATGAATCAGATTTACTTGATTTCAGTGCAAGTCTGAATCCGCTTGGCACACCCTTCCAGTACTACAACTGCAGTCTCGAGGAACTTGTAAGCAACAATACGGAAAAGCTTACCCGTTATCCTGACAACCGTTATCTTGAATTCAGGGATGCTGCAGCAGGGTTTATCGGTAATCTGGATAGGGAAAACATTATACCCGGAAACGGTTCGTGTGAACTTATTAGACTGGTGGCAGAATGCGTGGTCGAAAAGGGCGACCAGGTGATAATACCCCAGCCAACTTTTGATGAGTATGAACTCCAGTGCAGGATTTTCGGTGCCAGACCCGTATATATCAATTATAGTGAGATTCCCCAGATTTCAGACGAACTCCTTAACAGCTCAAAGATTCTTTTTGTCTGCAACCCCAACAATCCTACAGGTGAACTGCTGTCAAGGTCTACACTAAAGGATTTGGCTGACCGGTGTGCAGAAACCAGTACCCTTCTGTTTGTGGATGAGGCGTTTATCGAACTTTCAGACCCTGAGCAAAGCGTTGCTGAACTCGTAAAGGACAACAATTTTGTGTTTGTCATGCGCTCACTAACAAAATCGTTTGCTATACCGGGCATACGTGTAGGGTTCGGTGTTGCATCACAAAAACTGGCAAATGTGCTTGACAATGCCAGATTGTCATGGAACATGGGTTTTGTATCCGATGTTGTAGGTACTGAATTACTGAAGATGAAAGGCGGTGTTTACAGTTCATATTTCAGGGATTCAAGGAAAATGATTGACAGGGAACGCAAGTATCTCATCGACAGAATTTCACGGATTCACGGGTTTACTCTACTGGACAGCAGTGTGAACTATATACTTGTGGATGTGAGTGAATCTGTGATGGATTCTAAAGAACTCACACAGAGACTGGCTGCAAGAGGCATACTTGTAAGAGACTGCAGTTCGTTCTGTTCACTTGGTGACGAGTTTATCAGAGTTGCTGTCAGAAATTCAGAAGATACCAATAAACTGGCCAAAAATATCGGTAGAGCCATGACTGACAGGAGTAGAGACAGCGCCAAAGAAAAACTGGAACACAGAATTAATTCCTCTAAGGGAAGGTCTCTTGTAGGTAGTAATACTGCATGTCCTTATTATCCCTGTCATTATGAAGGACAGGACTGTACCTTTTGCTTTTGTCCGTTTTATCCATGTGAGGATGAGCGGACGGGTGGTAAATGTATCGAACGTTCTTCAGGCGGTAAAGTATGGAGCTGTATGAAATGCTATATTGTTCATGACCCTGAAGTAGCACAGGAAATACTTGATGTATTAAGAGAAAATGGTGAAATGGATAACAAAATAAAAAAAGCATGGAAGAAAGTAATCAAACCCCGTTTATCAGAAAAATGA